Proteins encoded within one genomic window of Alcanivorax sp. REN37:
- a CDS encoding class I SAM-dependent methyltransferase yields the protein MLSDSWINTDPCDMLGMHLDVPFVPTDERIVDAMLDLAGVDHEDVLFDLGSGDGRIVVAAAHRFGAQAVGVEIDRNRVTMANAYAVQMGVEHQVCFLEGDLFEFDFAPATVVSMYLLHGVNLSLRPRLLTELQPGARIVSHAFDMGDWRPDRKVKVRGSALFLWVVPAQVAGDWQWRDDDGRQYRLALTQHYQEVSGELWIDEQPVPLQRTRLWGDLLELVIQPPGADEPLSLVMHCQPLEWRGVGTHQNGVRVERLAA from the coding sequence TTGCTCAGCGATTCATGGATCAATACCGACCCTTGCGACATGCTCGGCATGCATTTGGACGTGCCGTTTGTGCCCACCGACGAGCGTATTGTTGACGCCATGCTCGATCTCGCCGGCGTCGACCACGAAGACGTGCTGTTCGATCTCGGTTCCGGTGATGGCCGCATCGTGGTGGCCGCCGCCCACCGTTTTGGCGCCCAAGCGGTGGGCGTGGAAATCGACCGCAACCGCGTCACCATGGCCAACGCCTACGCGGTACAGATGGGCGTCGAGCACCAAGTGTGCTTCCTCGAAGGTGACCTGTTCGAATTCGATTTTGCCCCGGCCACGGTGGTGTCCATGTATTTGCTGCATGGCGTCAACCTGAGCTTGCGCCCGCGGTTGCTGACCGAGTTGCAGCCCGGCGCACGCATCGTTTCCCACGCGTTCGACATGGGCGACTGGCGCCCCGACCGTAAGGTGAAGGTGCGTGGCTCGGCGCTGTTTTTGTGGGTGGTGCCGGCGCAGGTGGCCGGCGACTGGCAGTGGCGTGATGACGACGGCCGCCAGTACCGGCTGGCGCTGACCCAGCACTATCAGGAAGTGTCCGGTGAACTGTGGATCGACGAGCAGCCGGTGCCGCTGCAACGGACGCGGCTGTGGGGCGATCTGTTGGAGTTAGTGATTCAGCCGCCTGGCGCCGATGAACCGCTGTCGTTGGTGATGCACTGCCAGCCGCTGGAATGGCGCGGCGTTGGCACTCACCAAAACGGGGTACGGGTCGAGCGCCTCGCCGCCTGA